DNA sequence from the Phycisphaerae bacterium genome:
TCGCCGGTGACCATCTCGATCGGTGGCGCTGAGGCCGGCGGCTGATAGAGGTTAGCCAACGCGGCGCCGAGGCTCGGCGCGCCGGCCTCATCGGGAGCCAGCGCGTCGATGGCCCCGGACGAACCTCTCCAAAAAGCGCGCAACGCTTCATCGACCGCTTCGGGAGAATTTGCGCCGGCGTCCGGATCTTCAAGCGTCATTGCGTGGGACCACCTTGCTTGAACCCGTCAGGTTTCGACGGAGCGTTCTGACCGCGCGGAGCAGGAGCATCGACGCCGCCGGCCTGCTGATGCCAAAATGTTCGGCGATATCCACGATGGGCAGTTGATCGAAAAAGGCCAGGGCGATCGCCGTACGATGCTCCTGTTTCAGATGTCCCATTTCCTCCAGGACGGCCCGAGTTTGTTCGGCCCGCGCGGCGACGCTGCGGGGCGAATGGTCCCTGGCGGCGACCAGGTCCTTCATAAACGCGACGCTGCTCAGTGCGGCGATGGAAGAGTCCAGCGAGGCGGCGGCGCGGCCCTGGGCGATGCGGCCGCTCTTTATGAAATCCGCCACACGCCGGCTCACGATGGTGGAGGCAAAGCGTTTCAAAGCCGCGACCACCGGGTTTCGTAGCGTTGGCAGTCCGGCGATGATGTCCATAAGCGCCTGCTGAGAGAGGTCCTCGACCGCATGGTCCTGGCTGATTCCGGGGGCCAATCGGACAAGCACCATGGCCCGAACTTG
Encoded proteins:
- a CDS encoding sigma-70 family RNA polymerase sigma factor, which produces MFGAEAVTDAQILEATQGSVPAREAIAEALAPQVRAMVLVRLAPGISQDHAVEDLSQQALMDIIAGLPTLRNPVVAALKRFASTIVSRRVADFIKSGRIAQGRAAASLDSSIAALSSVAFMKDLVAARDHSPRSVAARAEQTRAVLEEMGHLKQEHRTAIALAFFDQLPIVDIAEHFGISRPAASMLLLRAVRTLRRNLTGSSKVVPRNDA